In a genomic window of Bradyrhizobium ontarionense:
- a CDS encoding UDP-2,3-diacylglucosamine diphosphatase: protein MGLETAGEESPTRRYRTLFISDVHLGARGSQANLLVDFLRHHDADTIYLVGDIIDGWALKSSWNWPQSHNDLVQKMLRKARKGAKVVYVPGNHDEFLRGYYGTHFGGIDVVENIVHTGSDGKRYLVIHGDIFDLVVQNARWLAHLGDKAYDFAIQMNRLVNFFRRMFGVPYWSLSQWAKQKVKNAVNYIGAFETALAAEARRHGADGVICGHIHCAVIRDQDGIRYMNCGDWVESCTALVEHEDGRFEILTWTDPLRQPAPVPQLAARAA, encoded by the coding sequence ATGGGACTTGAGACTGCTGGTGAAGAGAGCCCGACCCGGCGCTATCGCACGTTGTTCATCTCCGACGTTCATCTCGGAGCCCGCGGGTCGCAGGCCAATCTCCTCGTCGACTTCCTGCGCCATCATGATGCCGATACGATCTATCTGGTCGGCGACATCATCGACGGCTGGGCGCTCAAATCGAGCTGGAACTGGCCGCAGTCGCACAACGACCTGGTGCAGAAGATGCTGCGCAAGGCGCGCAAGGGCGCCAAGGTCGTCTATGTGCCCGGCAATCACGACGAGTTCCTGCGCGGCTACTACGGCACGCATTTCGGCGGCATCGACGTCGTCGAGAATATCGTGCACACCGGCAGCGACGGCAAACGTTATCTGGTCATTCACGGCGACATCTTCGATCTGGTCGTGCAGAACGCGCGCTGGCTCGCCCATCTCGGCGACAAGGCCTATGACTTCGCGATCCAGATGAACCGCCTGGTCAACTTCTTCCGCCGCATGTTCGGTGTGCCCTATTGGTCGCTGTCGCAATGGGCCAAGCAGAAGGTCAAGAACGCGGTGAACTACATCGGTGCATTCGAGACGGCGTTGGCCGCTGAAGCCCGCAGGCATGGCGCCGATGGCGTGATCTGTGGCCACATCCATTGCGCTGTCATCCGCGACCAGGATGGGATCCGCTACATGAATTGCGGTGACTGGGTCGAGAGCTGCACGGCGCTGGTCGAGCACGAGGATGGCCGTTTCGAGATCCTGACCTGGACCGACCCGCTGCGGCAGCCGGCGCCGGTTCCGCAATTGGCGGCCCGCGCCGCCTGA
- a CDS encoding ABC transporter ATP-binding protein, protein MPAEVSDPIIHVRDVTVQFGKTRVLDGLDLDVRRGEILGFVGPSGAGKSVLTRTIIGLVPKLSGHIEVFGVDLDAADRAARRAVERRWGVLFQQGALFSSLTVRQNIQFPVREYLKLSQRLLDEIMVAKLVMVGLRPDVADRFPSELSGGMIKRVALARALALDPELVFLDEPTSGLDPIGAGDFDELVRTLQRTLGLTVFMVTHDLDSLYTACDRIAVLGDGKIIAAGSMADMQASEHPWLRQYFHGKRARAVMG, encoded by the coding sequence ATGCCGGCAGAGGTGTCCGATCCGATCATTCATGTGCGCGACGTCACCGTGCAGTTCGGCAAGACGCGGGTGCTCGACGGTCTCGATCTCGACGTCAGGCGCGGTGAGATCCTCGGCTTCGTCGGCCCGTCCGGCGCCGGCAAGTCGGTGCTGACCCGCACCATCATCGGCCTGGTGCCGAAGCTGTCGGGGCACATCGAGGTCTTCGGCGTCGACCTTGATGCGGCCGATCGCGCCGCACGCCGCGCCGTCGAGCGGCGCTGGGGTGTGTTGTTTCAGCAGGGCGCGCTGTTCTCGTCGCTCACGGTGCGGCAGAACATCCAGTTTCCGGTACGGGAGTATCTCAAGCTCTCGCAGCGGCTGCTCGACGAGATCATGGTCGCCAAGCTCGTGATGGTCGGATTGCGGCCCGATGTTGCCGATCGTTTCCCGAGCGAGCTGTCGGGCGGCATGATCAAGCGGGTCGCGCTGGCGCGTGCGCTGGCGCTCGATCCGGAGCTCGTGTTCCTGGATGAGCCGACCTCGGGGCTCGACCCGATCGGCGCCGGCGATTTCGACGAACTGGTCCGGACCCTGCAGCGCACTTTGGGACTGACGGTTTTCATGGTAACCCATGATCTCGACAGCCTCTACACGGCGTGCGACCGCATCGCGGTGCTGGGGGACGGCAAGATCATCGCAGCGGGATCGATGGCCGACATGCAGGCCTCGGAGCATCCGTGGCTCCGGCAGTATTTCCACGGCAAGCGCGCCCGCGCCGTGATGGGGTAA
- a CDS encoding MFS transporter produces MPLSRQISTTSPALSRRFADRLGLFYGAVFALSGTHLPFFPVWLRAIGLDASWIGVIIAVPAVTRFTVLPVITALAERRQALQIAMRLTTFCTAVGFAVLGFQHRPWLVFLVYVAICSLWTPVVPLTDAYALRGVLSYGLNYGRLRLWGSAAFIAGTLLCGGLADIVPAAELIWIIVSLALCGAASSLLLQALPPLPRSIGPARGGRSLLGSPRFLCIIASSALIQGSHAAYYTFSAIEWTAQGLSGLTIAWLWTMGVLAEIVVFALSPRFTLSAASLVVIGAVAAVLRWTLTAQEPHALGLAAVQISHGFTFGLTLVGTMGLLVRQVPADLTARGQGYYAAASGIVGSAASVLSGPVYAAYGPGVYYVMAGMAGAGGVLMWFARPSLTHQPHNAASGG; encoded by the coding sequence ATGCCACTGTCCCGACAAATCTCCACCACATCACCGGCATTGTCGCGTCGATTCGCGGATCGGTTGGGGCTGTTCTATGGCGCGGTGTTCGCGTTGTCGGGCACCCATCTGCCCTTTTTTCCCGTGTGGCTACGGGCGATCGGACTCGATGCCTCCTGGATCGGCGTCATCATCGCGGTTCCCGCAGTGACGCGTTTCACCGTCCTGCCGGTGATCACCGCGCTCGCCGAGCGCCGACAGGCGCTGCAGATAGCCATGCGGCTGACCACGTTCTGCACCGCGGTGGGCTTCGCCGTGCTCGGCTTCCAGCACCGCCCCTGGCTTGTCTTCCTCGTTTATGTGGCGATCTGCAGTCTGTGGACTCCCGTCGTTCCGTTGACGGATGCCTACGCGCTGCGCGGCGTCCTGAGCTACGGCTTGAACTATGGGCGCCTGCGGTTGTGGGGATCGGCAGCCTTCATCGCCGGTACGTTGCTGTGTGGTGGATTGGCCGACATCGTCCCGGCGGCTGAGCTGATCTGGATCATCGTCTCGTTGGCGCTGTGCGGAGCCGCAAGCAGCCTGCTGCTCCAGGCGCTGCCTCCGTTGCCGCGCAGCATTGGTCCGGCTCGGGGCGGGCGCAGTCTGCTGGGTAGTCCGCGCTTCCTGTGCATCATCGCGTCTTCGGCGCTGATCCAGGGAAGCCATGCGGCCTATTATACGTTTTCCGCCATCGAGTGGACGGCGCAAGGGCTCAGCGGGCTGACCATCGCCTGGCTGTGGACGATGGGCGTGCTCGCCGAGATCGTGGTGTTCGCGCTGTCGCCGCGCTTCACGCTTTCGGCTGCAAGTCTGGTCGTGATCGGCGCGGTGGCGGCCGTGTTGCGCTGGACGTTGACGGCCCAGGAGCCGCACGCGCTTGGCCTTGCGGCGGTCCAGATCAGCCATGGCTTCACCTTCGGACTGACGCTGGTCGGAACGATGGGCCTGCTGGTCCGTCAGGTGCCGGCCGATCTGACCGCGCGCGGGCAGGGCTATTACGCCGCCGCGAGTGGCATCGTCGGCTCGGCCGCATCGGTGCTGTCGGGACCGGTTTATGCAGCCTACGGGCCCGGGGTGTACTACGTGATGGCCGGCATGGCGGGAGCTGGCGGCGTGCTGATGTGGTTTGCGCGCCCGAGCCTGACGCATCAGCCCCACAACGCCGCATCGGGCGGATAG
- the dgcA gene encoding N-acetyl-D-Glu racemase DgcA, translating into MTSNDFPILNAHVARWPIAGSFTISRGAKTEAVTVIAEVLQGATVGRGECAPYPRYGETPEASLSALLAMQEAVAAGLDRNALQAAMPPGAARNALDCALLDLEAKRSGRRIWDLLGRRAPEPCVTAYTISLSTPDVMAKAAAKAAHRPLLKIKLGGDGDVARIAAVREAAPQSQLIVDANEAWTEANLEANLAACTAAGVTLVEQPLPAAADEALGRIQRPLMVCADESVHDRSSLEALRGRYDAVNIKLDKTGGLTEALAMADAARALGFDIMVGCMVATSLSMAPAMLLTPLARFVDLDGPLLLADDCDHGLHYDGSLVYPPDAALWG; encoded by the coding sequence ATGACTTCCAACGATTTTCCAATACTCAACGCACATGTCGCGCGGTGGCCGATCGCCGGAAGTTTCACGATCAGCCGCGGCGCCAAGACCGAAGCGGTCACCGTGATCGCAGAGGTGCTACAGGGCGCGACCGTCGGTCGCGGCGAATGCGCGCCCTATCCGCGCTATGGCGAGACGCCCGAGGCCTCCTTGAGCGCCCTGCTCGCGATGCAGGAGGCCGTGGCTGCCGGCCTCGATCGCAACGCGCTGCAGGCGGCGATGCCACCGGGTGCGGCTCGCAACGCGCTGGATTGTGCGCTGCTGGATCTCGAGGCCAAGCGCAGCGGCCGACGCATCTGGGACCTGCTCGGGCGTCGCGCGCCGGAGCCGTGCGTGACCGCCTACACGATCTCGCTCAGCACGCCCGACGTGATGGCCAAGGCGGCCGCCAAGGCGGCGCACCGGCCGCTGCTCAAGATCAAGCTCGGCGGTGACGGCGACGTTGCGCGGATCGCGGCTGTGCGCGAAGCGGCGCCACAATCGCAACTGATCGTCGACGCCAACGAGGCGTGGACCGAGGCCAATCTGGAAGCCAATCTCGCGGCCTGCACCGCTGCCGGAGTCACCCTGGTCGAGCAGCCGCTGCCGGCGGCCGCCGACGAGGCCCTCGGCCGCATCCAGCGTCCCCTCATGGTCTGCGCCGACGAGAGCGTTCACGACCGTAGCTCGCTCGAGGCGCTTCGCGGACGCTACGATGCCGTCAACATCAAGCTCGACAAGACCGGAGGCCTGACCGAGGCGCTCGCGATGGCCGATGCCGCACGCGCGCTAGGCTTCGACATCATGGTCGGCTGCATGGTGGCCACATCGCTGTCCATGGCGCCGGCGATGCTGCTGACACCCCTCGCCCGGTTCGTCGATCTCGACGGTCCGCTGCTGCTGGCCGACGACTGCGATCACGGACTGCATTACGACGGCAGTCTGGTCTATCCGCCCGATGCGGCGTTGTGGGGCTGA
- a CDS encoding MlaD family protein codes for METRANYVLIGSFTLAVIAAAIGFVLWFQSLHTTKQRSPLRVVFEGPAAGLRNGGSVNFNGIRVGEVISVKLDNPRRVVALAMVENNAPIRKDTLVGLEFQGLTGVAAISLKGGEEAAPPPPLDEDGVPLLRADPTRLQDVTEAIRATLQNINRVVADNQEAVKNSLKNLEVFTQSLARNSERIDGVMTRVDGIMGKADTLMLGLNTLAGGKDGGELFLTVKSIRELAEDFDKRSGALMADGRRTLTDISRAVNNFDRNPTRVLFGAGGASASPSNAQASQPTPAPPASGRR; via the coding sequence ATGGAAACGCGGGCGAATTACGTCCTGATCGGATCGTTCACGCTGGCGGTGATTGCCGCGGCGATCGGCTTTGTCCTCTGGTTCCAGAGCCTGCATACGACCAAGCAGCGCAGCCCGTTGCGGGTCGTGTTCGAAGGGCCGGCGGCCGGTCTGCGCAACGGCGGCAGCGTTAATTTCAACGGTATTCGAGTGGGCGAGGTCATCTCGGTCAAGCTCGACAATCCGCGCCGTGTCGTGGCGCTGGCGATGGTCGAGAACAACGCTCCCATCCGCAAGGACACCCTCGTCGGGCTCGAATTCCAGGGCCTCACCGGCGTTGCTGCCATCTCGCTGAAGGGCGGTGAAGAGGCCGCGCCGCCGCCGCCGCTGGACGAGGACGGCGTTCCGCTGCTGCGCGCCGATCCGACCCGGCTGCAGGACGTCACCGAGGCGATCCGCGCCACCCTGCAGAACATCAACCGAGTGGTGGCCGACAACCAGGAGGCCGTGAAGAACTCGCTCAAGAATCTCGAGGTCTTCACCCAGTCTCTGGCGCGCAACTCCGAGCGCATCGACGGTGTCATGACCCGCGTCGACGGCATCATGGGCAAGGCGGATACGCTGATGCTGGGTCTCAACACGCTGGCCGGCGGCAAGGACGGCGGCGAATTGTTCCTGACCGTGAAGTCGATCCGCGAGCTCGCCGAGGATTTCGACAAGCGCTCGGGGGCGCTGATGGCTGACGGACGGCGCACGCTGACCGACATCAGCCGCGCCGTGAACAATTTCGACCGCAACCCGACCCGCGTTCTGTTCGGCGCTGGCGGTGCGAGCGCGAGTCCCAGCAACGCCCAGGCCTCCCAGCCGACGCCCGCACCACCAGCCAGCGGGCGGCGGTGA
- a CDS encoding MlaE family ABC transporter permease yields the protein MNGGPTLERSGEGHALSLRATGAWTAPFAPSLERLVADAEKLVGKKIDVSIDVSQVSKLDTFGAWLIERLRRSFTTGTVEARIDGLSANYASLVDEVRRVSAAPDGDATNVTITGMLSQIGRSVAGIVGTVAALIDMLGAVIVASGRVLIHPRSFRLTSTIHHLEQVCWRAVPIVVLITFLIGCIIAQQGIFHFRRFGADIFVVDMLGVLVLREIGVLLVAIMIAGRSGSAYTAELGSMKMREEIDALRTMGFDPIEVLILPRMLALVIALPILAFLGDIAALYGGGLVAWFYGGVDPEAFLLRLRDAISIDHFTVGLVKAPVMAAVIGIVACVEGLAVQGSAESLGRHTTSSVVKGIFFVIVMDGVFAIFFAAVGM from the coding sequence GTGAACGGCGGCCCTACTCTGGAACGGAGCGGGGAGGGACATGCGCTGTCGCTGCGCGCGACGGGCGCCTGGACCGCGCCGTTTGCGCCGTCGCTCGAGCGGCTCGTCGCCGACGCCGAAAAGCTCGTTGGCAAGAAGATCGACGTCTCCATCGACGTATCCCAGGTTTCCAAGCTCGACACCTTCGGCGCCTGGCTGATCGAGCGGCTGCGTCGCAGCTTCACGACGGGAACCGTCGAGGCCAGGATCGACGGTCTGTCGGCAAACTACGCCAGCCTGGTCGACGAGGTTCGCCGCGTCAGTGCCGCGCCCGACGGCGATGCGACCAACGTGACCATCACCGGCATGCTGAGCCAGATCGGCCGCAGCGTTGCCGGTATCGTCGGTACGGTCGCCGCGCTGATCGACATGCTGGGCGCCGTGATCGTCGCCAGCGGACGGGTGCTCATTCATCCCCGCAGCTTTCGCCTGACGTCGACCATTCATCATCTCGAGCAGGTGTGCTGGCGCGCCGTGCCGATCGTCGTGCTGATCACCTTCCTGATCGGCTGCATCATCGCGCAGCAGGGCATCTTCCATTTCCGCAGGTTCGGGGCTGATATCTTCGTGGTCGACATGCTCGGCGTGCTGGTGCTGCGCGAGATCGGCGTGCTGCTGGTGGCGATCATGATCGCCGGCCGCTCGGGCAGCGCCTATACCGCCGAACTCGGCTCCATGAAGATGCGCGAGGAGATCGACGCGCTGCGCACCATGGGGTTCGACCCGATCGAGGTTCTGATCCTGCCGCGCATGCTGGCGCTCGTCATCGCACTGCCGATCCTGGCCTTCCTCGGCGACATCGCCGCGCTTTATGGCGGCGGGCTGGTGGCGTGGTTCTATGGCGGCGTCGATCCCGAGGCCTTCCTGCTGCGCCTGCGCGATGCGATTTCGATCGATCATTTCACCGTCGGCCTGGTCAAGGCGCCGGTCATGGCGGCCGTGATCGGGATCGTGGCCTGCGTCGAGGGCCTGGCCGTGCAGGGCAGCGCCGAGTCATTGGGGCGCCACACCACGTCGTCGGTCGTCAAGGGCATCTTCTTCGTGATCGTCATGGACGGCGTGTTTGCGATCTTCTTCGCTGCGGTCGGGATGTGA
- a CDS encoding caspase family protein codes for MTCAGASSARAAGGDIESLQTPPRALAAPLPSTADNKGTPSAQEPEPRVALVIGNSSYQNAPTLDNPDNDAHAVAQLLNSAGFEVITATDLTQNEMLKVVQDFSSRVAAHGPNAVAMVYYAGHGVQLAGENYLIPIDARISAPSDLATSTVRLVDLMATLEAVPSRMRIVVLDACRNNPFPSVNDAGRGLAIVDAPNGSIVGYSTSPGEEALDGRGEHSPYAQAFLNLAQQPNLPIEQLFKRVRLRVNQTTDGRQTPWESSSLTSDFTFFGNTLVAAARPAENAPVIQMAANLPSRSVRQAYDYVLSENRPQYYREFVEMYPRDPLADRIRALLAGLVQAAAWHETVLANSPAAYKSFSETYADSPYAPVALRLQVQPRAVPMLQPSRLMLPPQMTPVARPLNLGDQLNGRPGLLPKLPANNLPPRQPLPSTVVTSGNPINKGGPQKVLNAAPLGQGNKAGQTVSPSNPASAAKIQRDPLKRISSPRFETRDAERHPGRSGPFKPNITSSRPSLARGPGPMRGPGTPHLAQSGPRGSGGGFGRGGLGFR; via the coding sequence ATGACCTGTGCCGGCGCGAGTTCGGCAAGGGCCGCCGGCGGCGATATCGAGAGCCTCCAGACGCCGCCGCGCGCGCTGGCGGCGCCGCTGCCGAGCACGGCAGACAACAAAGGCACGCCGTCGGCCCAGGAGCCAGAACCGCGCGTCGCGCTCGTGATCGGCAATTCGAGCTACCAGAATGCGCCGACGCTGGACAATCCGGACAACGACGCCCACGCGGTCGCGCAATTGTTGAACTCGGCCGGCTTCGAGGTCATCACGGCGACCGACCTCACGCAGAACGAGATGCTGAAGGTCGTACAGGATTTCTCGAGCCGGGTCGCAGCGCATGGTCCGAACGCGGTGGCGATGGTCTACTATGCCGGTCACGGCGTTCAGCTCGCGGGCGAGAACTACCTGATCCCGATCGATGCCCGCATCTCCGCACCGTCGGATCTTGCGACCAGCACGGTCCGGCTGGTCGACCTGATGGCGACGCTGGAGGCCGTCCCGAGCCGGATGCGGATCGTCGTGCTCGACGCCTGCCGCAACAATCCATTTCCCTCAGTGAACGATGCCGGACGCGGGTTGGCCATCGTCGATGCGCCAAACGGCTCGATCGTTGGCTATTCGACCTCGCCGGGCGAAGAGGCGCTCGACGGACGCGGCGAGCACAGCCCTTACGCGCAGGCCTTTCTCAATCTCGCGCAGCAGCCGAACCTGCCGATCGAGCAATTGTTCAAGCGCGTCCGTCTGCGGGTGAATCAGACGACCGACGGTCGGCAGACGCCATGGGAGAGCTCGTCGCTCACCAGCGATTTCACCTTCTTCGGCAATACGCTGGTCGCGGCGGCACGCCCTGCTGAAAATGCGCCGGTCATCCAAATGGCGGCCAACCTGCCCAGCCGCTCCGTGCGGCAGGCCTACGACTACGTGCTGTCGGAAAACCGGCCGCAATATTATCGCGAGTTCGTCGAGATGTACCCGCGCGATCCGCTGGCCGACCGCATCCGTGCGCTGCTCGCCGGCCTCGTGCAGGCCGCGGCGTGGCACGAAACGGTTCTGGCGAACTCACCGGCCGCCTACAAGAGCTTCAGCGAGACCTATGCCGACAGCCCCTATGCGCCGGTCGCGCTCCGGCTGCAGGTTCAGCCTCGGGCTGTCCCGATGCTGCAGCCGAGCCGGCTGATGCTGCCACCGCAAATGACGCCGGTCGCACGGCCGCTCAACCTCGGCGATCAGCTGAATGGCCGTCCCGGCCTACTGCCGAAGCTACCTGCCAACAACCTGCCGCCGCGACAACCGCTGCCGTCGACAGTCGTCACCAGCGGCAACCCCATCAACAAGGGCGGTCCTCAGAAGGTCCTCAACGCGGCGCCACTCGGTCAGGGCAATAAGGCGGGTCAGACCGTGTCCCCGTCAAACCCGGCGTCGGCCGCCAAGATCCAGCGCGATCCGCTCAAACGTATCTCGAGCCCTCGCTTCGAGACCCGTGATGCCGAGCGTCACCCTGGCAGGTCCGGACCGTTCAAGCCGAATATCACCTCCTCGCGTCCATCACTGGCGCGCGGCCCAGGGCCGATGCGCGGGCCCGGCACCCCGCACCTCGCGCAGTCGGGACCGCGGGGGAGCGGAGGAGGATTTGGACGGGGCGGCCTCGGCTTCCGCTGA
- a CDS encoding threonine ammonia-lyase, which translates to MTAHAPILPVTVADIEAAARVLAPVAVRTPLLPAPVLNERLKANVFVKPEVLQRTGSFKFRGAYNKLASIPEAARANGVVAFSSGNHAQGVAHAAQLLGMHATIVMPSDAPVAKRERTKAFGADVVLYDRDREDREAIARDIAGKRGSTVVPPYDDPFVIAGQGTVGYEIVEDISALGLSPDLVIVPASGGGLLAGVSTAVKARFPHTQMVVAEPEGFNDHARSLRAGHREAHDAKGRTICDALMAAIPGEITFAINSRLLSAAVEASDEEVGRAVGFAFRELKLVVEPGGSVGLAALLAGRLDVAGKTVVIVLSGGNVDADLYARLIA; encoded by the coding sequence ATGACAGCTCATGCTCCGATCCTGCCCGTCACCGTCGCCGATATCGAGGCGGCGGCCCGCGTTCTCGCGCCCGTTGCGGTGCGCACGCCGCTTTTGCCGGCCCCCGTGCTCAACGAGCGGCTCAAAGCCAACGTATTCGTGAAGCCGGAGGTGCTGCAGCGGACCGGCTCGTTCAAGTTCCGCGGCGCCTACAACAAGCTGGCATCGATCCCTGAGGCGGCCCGCGCCAACGGCGTCGTCGCATTCTCGTCAGGCAATCACGCGCAGGGCGTGGCGCATGCCGCGCAGCTGCTGGGGATGCACGCCACGATCGTGATGCCCTCGGATGCACCAGTGGCCAAGCGCGAGCGCACCAAGGCGTTCGGCGCTGACGTCGTGCTCTACGATCGCGACCGTGAGGACCGCGAGGCGATTGCGCGCGACATCGCCGGAAAGCGTGGTTCGACGGTGGTGCCGCCCTACGACGATCCCTTCGTGATCGCGGGGCAGGGCACGGTCGGTTACGAGATTGTCGAGGATATCTCGGCGCTCGGCCTGTCGCCGGATCTGGTGATCGTGCCGGCATCGGGCGGCGGCCTGCTCGCCGGCGTGTCCACTGCGGTCAAGGCACGTTTCCCGCACACCCAAATGGTCGTGGCAGAGCCGGAGGGGTTCAACGACCATGCCCGCTCGCTCCGTGCCGGTCACCGGGAGGCTCATGACGCGAAGGGGCGCACCATCTGCGATGCACTGATGGCCGCGATCCCCGGCGAGATCACCTTCGCCATCAACAGCCGTTTGTTGTCGGCTGCCGTCGAGGCGTCGGATGAAGAGGTGGGGCGCGCGGTGGGCTTTGCGTTCCGCGAGCTGAAGCTCGTGGTCGAGCCTGGCGGCTCGGTCGGGCTTGCGGCCTTGCTGGCGGGGCGGCTGGACGTCGCAGGCAAGACCGTCGTGATCGTGCTGTCCGGCGGCAATGTCGATGCCGATCTCTACGCCAGGCTGATCGCCTGA